The following is a genomic window from Apodemus sylvaticus chromosome 10, mApoSyl1.1, whole genome shotgun sequence.
ACAAAGAACACACTTTCCTCAACTGTATTCATCCTAAGCCTCCTCTCTTTTCCCAGCCCAATGTCAAATTCTTGCCTGAGCCTACATCCTTGTCTTCGCCATATCTAAACCTTCTTACCAAACTCCTGGAAGCAGCTCCAAGAGCTCTGGTTTGTTTgcaaagtcagttatgtcaagtGATGTTTAACAGGGGCTCAGGTGCCGGGATGCCTTGGTCTTCCAGAGCACACGAGTTTGATTctctgcacccacatggtggtggctcatactgctccagcaaaacatcctttccacctgtgtgccccagcggaccatcatttgacataactgccTTTCCAATcaaaccagaagtttccatttCACAACATTATTCCTGCCCCCACGAGATGacatgtttttagatttattttatgtgtgttcatctgtgagtgtgtgaatgtgtgtgcatgtaacatGTGTGTCTGGCATAGGTGTCAAGATACATGCCTAGACTCCTGTGCAATGATATTGGCACTACTATTTGCTTGTTTGCAACACTGGAGAGTGAACATGGGGTCCTGAACACACCAGGCAAGCACCACACTACAGAGAGACATCCCCCAGCCTGGCTACTTTATTAAGAAAAGGCAAATTGCTAAAGGTAAAGGTAAATGTTCAGGAACCAGGGTTGAGCAGAGTAGATGAGTGGGCGTGAGGGACGAGGAGGGCAGATGCCTTGTTACTGCTGGATGGAGGGAGAAAGTGCCTTGCTCTCCCAggatcacattgtgaaccctgagattgtggaTTGAAAAACCCTgtttctgccgggcagtggtggcactcgcctaaaatcccagcacttgggaggcagaggcaggcagatttctgagttcaaggccagcctggtctacagagtgagttccaggacagccagggctatacagacaaaccttgtctcgaaaaacaaaaacaaacaaacaaaaaaccccaaaacaaaacaaaatcctgttTCTCATTGTGGCTCAGTcattgcacacacctttaatccaagagctatAGAAAGTTGACcctaggtcaagaggcagagcaagcaaccagttgacagggagggaaaggaaggaaacagatgGGAGGGTCTTTGAGTTGAAGGGTATATAAGACAGCAGGGGGAAGCAGAGGGAGCATTTTCCTTCTGGGACCTGAGTGGAGTTGGAAGGTGATCAGGGCGTTTTCTTTCTCTTACCTCTCTGAGAGAGCAGGCTTTCTCCCCTAGCCCCTGAGTCTTCCTTGATAAAATTGAACGGCTGGCATTTTTGGTTTGAATACAGTATTTTGGctctccaacttgtgtcaaggcCCCAGGGACACTGAGAGATCACTCCTGTTGAGGACAACCTGAGAAGCCATCAGATTTGGTAAGTCACCTGGGAAGTCCTGAAGGAGAAACTTAAGGATGGGAAGTACTGTAAAAGAAGGCTGTAGGACCCTGCACAGTGCTACTGGGGATGGCTtgaaaatggaagcagaaaatgAAAAGCTAAATAACTCCAGTAGGCTCAAAACAGGCtataattattatcattttggtattttatactttatcctttttgttttgttttgtttttgggtttggtttttggttttttgagacagggtttctctgtgtagccctggctgtcctggaactcactctgtagaccaggctggccttgaactcagaaatctgcccgcctctgcctcccaagtgctgggattataaacttatgccaccactgcccagcatactTCATCCTTAATATCCATAATGGCTTTCTGTACCTGCTCACAAATACTGGATTGATAAGATACAAGCTGAAGCAGGAAAAATTAGACATAAAAAggagaataagaaaaatagtcAGATATAGACCAAGAAATTTACACAAACcttagaaaacttaggaaaaccAGAATCAGACAGAGGAGTTTAGCCAAGAGCCTGCCATGCCAACCAGCTACTTGGTAAAACTTAAAGAGGGTGGCCCAAGGTCATTAGTAAACCAACCTCAGTTTTTCCTGTTACTATATACAATACATACCAGGAGAGAGTTGGCACCCCCAAGGTTATGAAAAAATATGAGTGGAATCCTACTGGATTTGAGGAGATTTAAGGATTGTATTGTTTCCTATGGTTTGCATTCACTCTATGAAGCAGATATTAAATTCATGGCCAAGTCAGAACAGAATTGTCCCCAAGATTGGAAAGATGGCAACAGCAATGTCTGGAAGCTGGTCCTCAGTTACCAGGAGTGGTgaacatggtagaaagagaaagcCAGGGTACAACAGAATCAGGCTAGATGTGTTGGTATTTCCCAAGAGTGCTTGCTATGGGAAGGTCCCAATGCTAAGTTacaggtgggcagtggtggtgcacgcctcccaaggcagaggcaggcgggatttctgagttcaaggccagcctggtttatagaatgagttcaaggacagccagggctacacagagaaaccctatctcagaaaaaacaaacaaacaaacaaaaacaacaacaaaaaccaatgcTGAGTTACAAAGGCAGCTTGAATGTGATGATCATACTTTGATGCTGGGATTCATAGctactgtgcctcaagatctccacgccgagatccaggccagaaacttgtatctcccagcctccagattaggaccacagatgagccttccaattctggattatagttcattctagatatagcaGATGTCTTAACTGTAGTAACCAAGGACATTTGTAAAGGCATTACAGGGGAGGAGGCATTCCTAGAaactgctttgtttttttcctggaaatCATCTAGAAAAAGGTCTCAGCCTTCAGCAGTATGCCTATGGTGGTAAAGACCAGCATTAGACTAGGGGATTCAGATTAGCAAAGCTTGTGGGGCCTCCCACAGACCCTGATATCAAAGTGAATTCAATCATTCTCTGTCGTGGTCTGGGAAACCCAGTCCCAGAGTAATTAAAAGATCTAATGCCTGTTGTTGACACTCCTCAGGTCGGGTGCATCAAGCCAGAAGCAGCTACAGGGATGGATGTGTTTCTCATGATCCGGCACAAGAAGACCACCATCTTCACTGAGGCCAAGGAGTCCAGCAAGGTGTTGGAGCTCAAGCTCATAGTTGAGGGCATCCTGAAGAGGCCTCCTGAGGAGCAGCTGCTGTTCTTCGATGACCAGCTCCTGGATGAGACAAAAACTCTGAGTGAATGTGGCCTCACTAGCCAGGTAGCAACGCCACAGGCCCCAGCCACAGTGGGCCTGGCCTTGAGAGCAGAAGATGCCTTTGAAGACCTGGATATCCACCCCTATTCTTGTCCTCCAGAGCTTCCAGAGGTGATGAAGGATTCTGGAAACAGTGCTAAGGAACAAGATGTGCAGTGAGGGCCCCAGACTCACCTTCTAGAGACCTACTTccctaataagaaaaaaaaatatttggctgtctttttattttatttatttatttatttatttatttatttttattttattattttttgtttttgtttttcaaggcaaggtttctctatgtagtcctggctgtcctggaactcactctgtagaccaggctggcctcgaactcagaaatccgcctgcctctgcctcccgagtgctgggattacaggtgtgcgccaccaccacccggcttggctgagtttttaaataaaacaaacccaaaaaactcaTACTGCTCTGATGTCATGTTGCATTCTGCCTCTCAGCTGGCCAGAGCATGGCAGTCCTGAGGAGGCAGAATAAGGCCAGAACAGGGAGTCCAGAGAGGGGATGTTTCCCTTCAGCGTGGTGTCAGGGCCTGCTACAGGCAGGACTGGAAGGCCAACAGCAGGGTTTGGGATGAATGGTGTGGTTCTGAGTGTCCTCTCTGGGTCCGTAGGCATTGCTGGTGTACCACcggaagaggaaggcagggaggggacaCGGGGTGAGGAGAGCAGGGTCAGGTGTGATTGGGAGCCAGTGAGAGATGGTGGGAGAAAAGCCTTGTGTGTGTCCCTTAGGTGACGGGCCTTCCCTGAGGCCATCTTTACTGGAGCAGCTTGCAGTCATTGCTTGTTCATACTGCTTGTTTTTGGTGGGGTGTGGAAGGATGTGGGCACACACTTTACTGGGGTGAGCTAGGGATTATATATCTCTGGGGGGAAGGGAGCAAGAATACCCAGGAAGGGAAGGTCAATGACTAAGACCATTtggatacctcattagcatggagaagaacTGGTGCTGTGCTAAGGAACTGAGCGCCTTTGGTGTCCTCTCCCCTGGGTGTCCCGGTTTTGTGTTCCAGAGCAGGAACAGAGACTGGTAGGAAGTGGCTTTGCTCTTGCCGTTCTCAGATCTCAGGGTTTGAGCTTTCTCAGCCTCACCAGTTCTTCTGCCTGTCGGGTAGCACGGTCCCACGTTCCCTACACTCGGGGTGTGTTTAAGGTCAGAACAGCTTCAGTACATAAGCAGAAAACTTCAAACTCAAGAGACTAGAAAACATatattttggcaaacttctataAATGATCGCAGACCCGAGGAGTAATACAAACCAATGGAATTGAAATGGAAAGTTTAACAGATGCAGGAGCAGATAATCTCACCAAAATCTTGGCCTCTAGATTGGCCTCTTCAGAAAGTGATTATTTAGCTTTTAGGGACTGGAACTTTCAGCTAAAACAATGCAAAATGGGTCAGGTGTGTGAGACCTAAGGGGAAATAGGTAACTTAAAGCCATGTGTGGCTAATAGAGCCATGAATTTACGTGGAAGTGATTTGTTGCATCTGTGGAAAACACATTCTTCCAATCTCGGAAACAAAACCATTGAAGTGGGAACTTCTAATTTCTTTGAAAGGTTATAAGAAGTGATTTGCTGGGGGCGCAGAGGTGAAAGATGTGTGAAAGAATGTCTTCCTGAGGCAGATACAGGGAAAAGGATGTTTTCATATATCAGACACATGAAAGGGCCTGTGATGAAGGGGAGTAAACGCGTGGTCCCACAGACAGCGGGAGATGAGCACTGGTTTGGTTTGCTAGCTCTTCGCTGATGGAATGCCTGTGTTGGGTTGTCTTACCTGGAGTGGTTGAGTTCAACTTGTGGCAACACTGCCATTGAGAGAAAGCGGCTGGAGAACTGCCCCTAGGGATCTTAGAGCAGCTTGACGTTTCTGGGGAAACTGGTGATTGTTCCTTGTGTTGCCTTCTGAAAGGACTGGACTGTGGCCACCAGGTTGTGTGTGgtatctgcctgcctagagggcTGGTCCTATTTGGTGTTTAACATGAGACTAAAGGGCTGAGGAAGATCAAGCTCACCACTAaggaactattgctgaacaggtccacacCACCCATAACCTTTTCTCTTCTGCTCACTCTGCCGGGTGCTGGGCTAGAGGAGAcattgaacccttattaaaagcaCCTTGcaaaaaaatgtatgcctacaaaCCATAATTTAAATAATGCTTCTGAAGAAATTATTTAAAGGTATTATCAAGAACAGTAACAAAATGTCCAGGTTATCCATAAGCAAGACAGGACGGGTGTCTTCAAAGGTCCCAACTGCCCTGCTTTTAAAATGGTTAACTAACAATCTTTTTGGACATCAgcctttaaattttcttcttaaaatggatgtttttttgtttttgagtattAAAAACACAGATAAGAGGTTTTCAGTGTCTGAAGTAAATTCAAGGGTTACTACAATTCAAGCTTGATTTCTAGATCTCTAAGAGTTGGAGTGATTTGGAgctaagataaaatatttgagCAGAGTGGTGGGTAGCCTGtgccatttgtttatttatttatttatttatttatttatttatttaggtttttccagacaggatttctctgtgtagccctagctggccttgaactcagaaatccacctggccctgcctcccagagtgctgggattaaaggcatgcaccaccatggccagGCTAGACTGTGCCTTTAGTCCcaccagagacaggcagatctctgtcagTTAGTTGGTTTCTAGGTTCTAGAGTTACCATGAGCAAGGTCTGGTGgttcacacccttaatcccagcatttgggaggcagaggcaggaacataGGAATGACAATGAGTTAAATTTAAAAGCTGCCTCCAAAAGTAAAAGACAAGCTGAAATTCAAAGTGAGGCCAGGCGTTgctggtgcaagcctttaatctcagcacctgggaggcagaggcaggtggatttctgagttcgaggccagcctggtctacaaagtgagttccaggacagccagggctacacagagaaaccctgtctcaggaaaaaaaaaacaaaaaccaaaaaaacccagaaaacaaaaaacaaatcaaagtaaatatcattttgttctaaaaataaatatacataacccttgaaaaaatatatgtatcCTCTGAGGTATATTTAgtttcaaaatttcaaaataatgtttaaatattttttttggatttggtttttttcgagacagggtttctctgtataaccctggctgtcctggaactcactctgtagaccaggctggccttgaactcagaaatccacctgcctctgcctcctagagtgctgggattacaggcatgcgccaccaggcccagctaatttttaaatttttaattgaaagataatactttttctgttgctttttttt
Proteins encoded in this region:
- the LOC127693421 gene encoding elongin-B-like codes for the protein MDVFLMIRHKKTTIFTEAKESSKVLELKLIVEGILKRPPEEQLLFFDDQLLDETKTLSECGLTSQVATPQAPATVGLALRAEDAFEDLDIHPYSCPPELPEVMKDSGNSAKEQDVQ